AGCCTTATTTCGACAGCGTTTGCTGTTGGCCTGCCCGAAATCACGCTGATCACGACTCTGTGATGGCGTGCCCAACTTGATGGAACCCAgttaaaaaaggggggggggggaggggggggggctgccaCGGTTGCAGCGGTCGTGGAGTGAAGATAATAGCTGTGTCGCTGactgaaaatcgcgccatgtgaaaccgcctaaagggaaaattgtcatccacccaacttAGCACAAAACTACTAACAATTTCCATTTCATAAACCTTCCCCTGCCTTGCAGACTCCTACAGAACAAATTTGCCATATTCAAGATCTCTATGCTTTAATTTGTTGACTAATTAGGCCTCACTCTGTGATTTGCCatcctcctggttagctcagatggtagagtgactGCCCTGGAAAGGCGTTGGTCTTGGGTTCAATCCCCGGACTAGGATGAATTTTttaactgcaaagctttctttctgagaaactcgtgtgggtttcctttgtagctctGTGCTATggttgggtggatgacaatttatAATTTCATGAATATTCtcccaccttgcgggcttccacagGACAGATGATCTGGCAATAGCTTAGCATACCATGTAGCGTCCTCTGAACTTCTGGGTCATAGTGAAAGAGTGCAGCAGCTGATGTAAAAAGAGGCAGCTTGCCAGGGAGTTTAACCATAGCACTACCAACTCATTGCAGTAGAGATGGCCTTATTTGATGCCATTACATCAAGTATGATTGCTCACACTGATGGAGACTGGTCTGCTCAAAGGATTCAATGCCTGCATCTCAGCTTTTCAGTGACCAGTTTCCATGGAGAACTTAAGGCAGCATGCTCATATACTACCTTCCATTGAACAGCCTTTTCGCCTCTTGAAAGCAAAGCTGTAAAATTCTTACGTTGTCCTTTCCATGTCACTTGCCTAACTTCACACCAACATGCAGAATTTAAATGTCATTAacagcaaaagagagagagatccAAATAAGTTGTCATGGAATGCTCATGACACTATTATGAAGTCAGTTTGCAGCTTGCAGCATTTTAGAAATAGGCTTGAAGAGTACCTCACCAGGCCCCATTAGGAATTTCAGTTGTACATTGGAAGTTTAGGGCACTGTCCAAGCAGCATTGTACAGCAAGAATTTATAAAAAGGGTTCAGTAATTTTGGAGATTGAAACAAATGAAATGTTGCAAGGCAAAGGCACTAGGAGATGAGCTATACTCCCCGTAGCAGAGGCTCTCTCCCATTGCGTTAAGCATAATCTATACCAAATCAACACTCGTCTGCCTTCTATATCGGAACAGAAGGTCCGTGTGATAATGTCACAAGTGCTGCTCCTTTTTTTCCCCATCTCTACTTTTCTTTGCTGCACGCTGCACTTCTAACGGCAGTTCTGCGAGCTCTGTCTTCATGGGATTTCCTGTGTTCTTTGCAGTGCTGCTGGCTAGTTGTGTGCGGCAGGCGGCTGCCATAACAAGGTGGGTGACAGCTATGACTCGCGTTTTAAGTAATGGGCTCGTTTGCAATGTCAAAATCTGGCGAGGAGCCCTTTAAAATGAAGCCTGACATATATTGATATAGAAGATTTTCTATGGATAAATGTTGGCCATTTCCTTATAGCAAGACATAGCTCTCTGAAGAATATAGTCAAGGTTAGAGTGCAGCAGTTGCTCAGAAAAGCAATTAGCTGGTACACAAGTGCACTGCTGCTATACGAGTATGAAcgtcacataaaaaaaaaaaaaaaaaaaaaactcaaaagTAACACATCAAGTGTACAACAACATACATTGACTGTATCTCACCTGCTATTAGTGAGGACAAAAATGCCAGTCCATTTCCATCATTCCGCAGCTTACTGTGCTTTTAGCCCATGAAAACTGACCATGCAAGCATTAGAAAACAGATCCCTACAAATTTTACGTAACTACCATGCAAGTATCTTACTACCCAACAAATCCAGAAAAAATGTAAAAGGATACAGCTATCAGAGGAGGCGCTAACCAGATCATGCCAAAACTTGTCAGCCTCAAGCAACTTTTGGTTCTGGAGGGCAATCACTGGAAAGTAGTCCTTTACAATCTTTAATGTTTCCCTGAAATATAGACACATACCACATACATAACACATAAAACCACTGCCTTTGCACCCACTACCTTACCTCACACTTGGATGCATACTTTTGAACAAAGATACTTTCTTGGAGTTCTGAGCTTGTGACTGCAAGAAAAAAGTTGCATAAAAGAGCACTGCAGACAATACACATCTGAGCATAAGACTGCAACATAAATATTAAGCAGAAATACAAGATACCTTTAAGTGTCTAGACACTGCTACGATTGAAGCTCACATTATCAATTCGTctaaatcataagaaagaataaaTATTATTGAGAACGCCTCTTGAATTTTCCACTACCAAATGCAACAGCAGCCGCAACAAAATTACACTAATGGGGTACTCAGATGTGCGGCCACTGCCTCAAATTGAGCTGTGTCACAACGAACAAAGACATGCATCTGTGTAAGGAGTACCAGCACCTTGCTGACATGGGAGGCAACAAAATTAGGAGGTAACTTTAGGTgtgtgcacacgcacgcacacacacggaaAGAAAAACAGAATTCAGCAATTCTGGCGGCTCTGAACTTATTTACTGCAAATACAGCAGGCTCTTACGGCGGACACTGCCATCTAAAGAATGTCTTTGCAATGTAGACGTCATCGTCTGCTACAGGGTAGCCTAGTGGGACCATCTAAAAGTTTGTGTGGGGTGCAAAACCCGGCACAAATTATACTAAGCGCCAAAGCTGCACAATATCGCAGTGGTTAGCGAGTCCTGCTTCCAACTGCACATTGCTGCAAGGGTGGAAGTTGAATCCCAGCAGCAGTGGTGGTGGGCGAAATTTTGTCACAGTGAATTACGTTATCTTACGAAGAACAACTTTACTGCAATGCACATGTCAGCTTCAGCCACTTCGGAATAGTGCAGTGGTTAGTGGGCTCATCTACCAACGGCACGTTGCTGCAAGGGCATGAGTGCGATTATGGGCAGTTTTATTAATTAATTTTGTTGCTCTATATCAAGGGTGAAGCTGAGAATGTGGCCTGACGCTGCCACCAGCAATTTAATGGAAAGGACAGACCCAAATACCTTGTTTCGAGATTTTAGCTGCTGTCAAAGAAAAATTAGTTTTAGTTTAGAGTCTTTAGCATAATAGCGGGCTCAGCAGTATAGTAGTGGGATCAAAATGCGCATCCGTAGACACTTAACGACCCATAGTGTTCAGCATATGCAGGCTATTTCTTAGATTTAACATTACCATCTTTACGTGATGTACATAGTTTACATAAAAAAATGCCGGCAGTCCAAACCGCCTGCTTCAAACTTAATTTGGATTTGCTTTTGTAGAATTAACTTCATTCGTAGCAAATCACTGTGTAAActgctttcgcttagtctcaggtcACTTTGAAGACAGAGTATTATGAATACCCTTGTGGATTTTTCGAGATGGCTTGTTGCTTCGAACATGTCGAGGCCTAACAAGCGGAACTTCCAGGATGGCTGCGCTACCTATTGACGAAGTCGACAAAGAGGCGTGATGGCATATGACCTCCGTGATCTCCgtgagagatagagaaacgagctgagaaagctgaacaaaacgctggaGAAGAAAGGCAATGAGCTGAGAAAGAAAAGTCAGAAcgccaagaaagaaaagcaaaaagtTGAACGGAACGTGgcagaagaaaggcagagagctgatcaaaaggaagctgcagaaagaaaggaacgagaggaacagagagctcatgAACTtaagctaaaagaactagacgtgcagcgggatctggccaggcaatcggcaaataacctctcaatagatgaaagacTTTCAGGTGAAGCAGGAGCGAAAATAAAGAGATCTGATGCCGTCGcacaaggtgaacgatgacatgggtttgtttctccttacttttgaacgaacctgcgagaaaagcgggttggcactagagagttggccacaacagtttctgaccgttcttcctggcgaagcaacagaaataattgcaaggctaacaaGAGACGATGCAGAtgactatcagaaagtaaaagctgcgttaGGAAATATCGGCTTTCAGCGGCGGCTTTCCGCTGTTGTTTTCGAGAGGCAACTAGAATGCCGGGTGAGTCTTTTCAAGAGTTCACTTATaaactgaaagccaatttaattgagtggctaaaagggaaagacacgttcggttgtcacgaaaggttgttgagctaatctgcatgaAGCAGTTCTATGGATCCTTGAGcaaagagatgcgcctgtggattcaaggtaggtcgggcgaaaaggacttGGAACaggctgcagtgctagcagatgaatttgCCGCatgtcgcgaatccgagaaagcACGCGTCAGGCCATTCACTAAATtcagcaaagaggaaaacaagcgcccctttcacaacgAGAAAGCTGGAGGTGGGACAAAAGACATGTCGACCGACAATTCAGGACAGAAAAACCCCGCAATGAAAGACGAAAGAAATACAGGaaaggcgtttgaggctagaaaaacggtcgtctgtttccgttgccaggagcctggacaccttgtgATCGACTGTCGGAAgcatcgaattttttttttttttttcatgaatggCGACAAGAACTTGCcgctcttagaaccctaccttcACGACCTAGAAGTGAACGGAACACCATGAAAGGTACTTAGGGACttggctgcgacaatggacaaacctgaggatttcactgaggaatgtgggtagATCCGGCAGGGAGTTGAGGAGAACAGTGTGTGCTTGCCCATAGCAAGTGTGAAGATTAAGGGGCCGTTTGGACtattgctgactgaagccgcagtatcgcAAAATCTGTCGAATCATTATCCCTagttattttcaaatcgctcggaaatgCTGAAGAAAAAAGGCCAGAGTTTTGGTGAACAAGCTCTCCCGTGTTCCAAGGCTCAGGAGATCGTGGCGGAGATAAACCACGGCAACGAAGCAAAgaaaaggcctcatgacataggcactcgGAAAGGACAGCACATAGCTATAAAAAGGCTGAAAAAggcgctagcgaggaggcatCAGGGTCAGTGAGAATACCGCAGGAAGGACTAGCAGAGAAATTAGGTACTAATTTGGTGCTGCCACATTCGGAAGGCTTTTTAGACCTACTGAGGATTGATAAAGAGGGAATCGTGGCAGAAGAAGAGCGATTACGTCGCGAAAGTAGAACCAGTGACCATTccggagtagagcactgcacgggctcgggcttacctgaaagcccgggcccggctcggcaTGTACTTTtcgacccgggccgggctcggactttctggtggtgtgcatgtaacatgcagcgagttatcctcgtgcgtctcgactctgaaaaacatgtctttttcggcctcgggccgggcgtgtaacgtagattattccgggcccgggtctcgccataaaacttttggtcgggctagtacgggccgcccaacgtaaaaacgggcctgggctgaaaaaatcggcccatgcagtgctttaTTCCAGAGGACGTTCCTTGTGGATACGAGACTTGTTTAAGCAGCCCTAAAGGGTCAAGGAGGCACTGAAAAACTTCCTCATACCTCCGCACCTGAACGACGTTTTGGAATCGTCAAAGGGAGAGGAGAATGCCATGGCGGCCAAGCAGGGCAGGAAGTCGACGCTCGGTATTTACAGAGGCGCATTCGGCGACCACCTCACATGGCAAAAATTGGTCAGACCGCGCCAGGTCAAGCTAGCCAAGTATTCGGCTCAGCGAAGAAATGAGAAAGACGCCACACCGCAGCCCATAAGACAAGGGGACAGGCCATCATGTAGAACTTCAAAGGACTCAATGTGGTGGttaagaaaacggagacgtcggcaaaggcggatgacaacagaacagggcgcgtctctGAGAGTAGGGGTGCGGCTGAAATGGTCAACCTGGCTGAGCGAGACATGTGCTTATGAACAGGGctagtcaaacagtcaatgaagTGGAATGCACcgcgagagcgaggacaaaggGAGAATTGCTATTCttctcgcgtttacggcctccccaTCAGGAATGAGAAAGCAAGCAAGAGTGGCAGGTGACGGCAgagggcagtgtatgtctggcgcccTTTGTTTCCCTCGGCGAGCCCAAAGACTTTCAGACTGTGACCCCGTAGAGTGCGCATTAAGAGGAATTAATTGTCGAATTGGGTGCATCCATAAGGTTCTTGTTTGTAAATAGAGCgcaatgcatttttttctttctgttaatTATTAAAAACTTCTTAAACTTCTtacttttaatttcaaaggtgtTGTGTTAGGCTCGAAGTTTCGTTGTATTGATCGTTATACGAGCCAGTTACGCAAATAAAACTGTGAAACAGGTTTTGAGACGATGGTGGCTCGAGGAAGCGCTGATTTTGTAGATAGGCACTGACCcccattggaggtttgtagaaacaaaccattttagGTAATTCAATGCTTGccgggtaggtgcgtttatcggctaccattgtaGAATTTTGATTTGCTGAAGTGCGTTTGGAGAAGCAATTTTCTTTCAGGGTGTAGTGTGCAGATAGAGTATGACTTTTTGTTTTTCGACTTTAggtgccactttatgaatcagttTAATTTAGAGTTGAAGCGTTCAGCAGAGCCCAGTACTTTTTGCATTAGaggcgctggtactggcaggtaGCATTGACCGAACGAGTAACTCACTACGCGGCATTTATTCctttgatcattttcaatgcactctcaatAACCGTGGCTTTCTCTGGAAAGAGAACCAAAAATGTTAGGCATTAGGTTGGTTAAAATACGCCCTGAAGTCTGGTTTTCTCCTTTTGTTATTTCTAGGGAATCGAGAAAGAGGACTGCAGGTATTATTCAATAAGGTTTTATTTGAAGAACTTGTggacctggcagttctcatggttagttgggtgctctctgttcattgtgccttgggcttggtgtggtctatttccagaaggtGTCACCTGGCATGCCTTAGAACGACcggcgaaacgaagcagaggcatGGGGTCTActggtctcttcgaggtgcttggatgctgcaaccccctTCGAGATATCCTGTGGCGGCAGAcaggctgttatgatcggcttggaattTCACCGCTCAACTGTGTTCCGGAAACGTTCCCACATGATTTCACGTGTCGGGGTAATTCCCTTCATCCCCGAGAGGTTATCTTCCTGAAAACTCGATtctctcaagtgtgggaaacatgCCCGCCCGCTTTCCAGTGTCAAGGTTCCTTCATCCCTGAGAAAGCGTCACCCCTCTATGCTCTGAGCAGACGCAATGCAAAGGCGAGCATCCTAAGGAGAAGGCACGAAGGGGAAGAGGTCGTCGACTTGACAACCTGACAAAGGCATTGAAACTTCTACAAGTTGCCCagggagacatcggctaccacaagaccgtGAGAGGTTATTTAAGGCCACCCTGGCTCCTGCATTAGGCAAAACCGTtggagactcggatagagtcacaGCCATGTACCAATGAAGAAACACAGCCTTTTATATTTTTCATCATCAGGATGCCCGtattcatcgccgtctcctgattcttgcggtcaCTACCCACCTTACCCGGCCAAGATCGTATCAGAGGCCATGGACAACAGGCTTGTACTGATTTCACCGCGGATCGGCAGACATACAAATTACAAATACAATGTGCTTCCGGCTGTCATTGCACTCCCTCTCGCACATTTCGGAAGCACATGCAAGGCTTGGCAAATAGATAAAATCACTTTTGTGCACTTTGCGAAACTCAAAGCATAGTTGAATAGCGTCCCACACGGAAAGTATGCTATCACACTATACTAAAACTCGCCTCCTGCAAAGTTAATTTGTGGAATGGTAATGCTATTTCCTTTAACCTTGCTATTACGCTACctttaaactaaaactgtctattaaatGTAGCTGATACGGTACAATTTGCCAAATGCAATAAGGGTAAAATAAGCTTTTCTTcctgtttaaaaaaaagaaactgttgtTGGCTACAGTAAGTAGTGGTCATTCAAGGCAGTGTACATCACAGCCTTGTAGTGTTGCTACAAATGTGAATAGCATATCTTGCTACAGTGCTGTAACTGCACAAGAGAATGAAGTCTAGTGTTCATAGTGACAGATGCTGTCCTAATGGTGGGTTCAAGCACGAGACACAGCTTGTGCCTCCAAGCTGTGCCTCACCTTTACTTGTAACATACATAATGACTGGTTTATTCATGTTACGTCATTCATAAATGTTAACATGGCTTTAGCCACCACCAGGAGGCAGTGAAGATTTTTGGACTGATGAAACAAAGAAAGCTCGCTTTAACAAAGGTTCTGGCTGAAAGTACTAGTACTTTGTTATGTCGAGGTTCAGCTATACCAATTGTTGGCTTTTTtagttttaacaaaaaaaaaaaaggagcatgTAAAGCAATAAACAATGCATCAACATTCCAGTAAAGACAGTTTTGAACTGCTTTACGCATGCTTTTGGGAAGCTTGGCGAATGCCAATGTATTTAGTAAAAGCTGGATATCTCTAAAGTGGTGAATTACAAGCAAACATGACTGTTCTGATTGGCTTCAATTTCACCATTGCAAGACATGCCATAAACTGAATAATACGACATTCATTAGTAAACTTAAATTAGCCACATGGACAACGCAATTTTTTATAGAGGTAATTTCTGGTGTTCCAGAGATCCACGTGGATAGGCAGAGAAGTGTTCTGtataaaacatttaaaaaaaaaatctgctcaaACTAAAACAGAGAGAGAGGTTGTACAGTGAGCCAATCAGTGGAAGATAGGTGTGCAGATGAAATATAGGGCAAACAATAAACAGAAAGTTGGTAGTACCGAGAGCAATTATGTCTGTGTTAATATTAAGCCTTTCATAACTTGGTGCTTATTAAACATCATAAGAGCTAGTGGCACTGGTTCACTGTAGTACCATGCTGCCATGATAAAGAAACGCAATGAGGTCGTGCCTCAAAGTAATGCCCGTGGAACGCCTTTCAAGAAGCTTCTGAATGCTCCTTTGTTTGACAGTATAGTACCATATGAAGTCTACTGCATTACACTGCACATCATAGCAGCAGCTAATGGTTGGGATGTCAGAAAGGAAGTTCAGAAGGCCCAAGCTATAAAATATCTGCTCAATGTGCTGCCCATTCATCACAAACATGATGGAAGAGTCGGTTAAACGTTACAATCGCCAGCTGTCTGAGAATGTGATCAAAACCAGTAGCTGGGTACTGATATTGAGCACGTCATGTTGAAGGCATTATTTGGTGGCACTTAGAATGTAGCACACAAGTGCTATGCTGCACTGTAAAAGTGTAAAAGAATTGCGCACCTATAGAGGCAGCTTGTTATAGGTGCGCAATTCTCTTACACTTTTACAGTGCAGCAGAGCACTTGCGTGCTACATTCAGTCACATACCATATCATCATTTGAAATTTCAAAGGGCACCAAGTGTAGTGCCCTGTAAGTTTCCGGCTACTAATACAATTCCACTAAATCAAAGTTTCATTATTTCATTTACAAAGCTTATTGTATCTCTCACTGTAATAATGCAGGGCAATACAGACCTTTAAGAGACTGATATAGTTGGCAATGGCTGCCCGTGCTGCCGCTCGAAGTCTCCTTGCTCTTGCATCACACACCCAGCAATGCACTCCACGGCGCCCCGAGTAGACCCACAAAATGTGCTTGAAACCAAAATCCTCTGCAACAATAAAGTACACAACTGTAAAGAAAAGGTATAAGTGGGTTCAGCAGTTTTGATAAACATTATAATCTCAAGTTTATCTGATAATGCCAGTGCATGTTTTACTCCTACCAGAGCAATGCAAAGCCACATAGGCGCAAGGCTCCCAACTATCCACTTCGTACAGTGCAGCGTCCGGCTTGCGCTGGAAGTGGCAGTGCTGCTTCCTTCAGAGTGTGATGGCACCTGGTTGGCGGGCGACATTTTAGCAGCTTCCACTCCATTGCTTAGgcaattcttctttctggggttttacatgccaaaaccatttccgattatgaggcacaccgtagtggagggctccgggttaatttcaaccacctggggttctttaatgtgcactacaacgcaagcacacgggcgtttttgcatttcgcctccatcgaaatgcggccgcggcggccgggattcgatcccgcgatctcgtgctcggcagcgcaacgccttaactgactgagccaccgcggcgggtattgcTTAGGCAAGCTTCTCCAGATTGCATTTTTGTGTGTATTTTGATGTACTGCTAAGGGAAGCCACATGCTTGCACTGTGGCCACACTTGCCATGATAGCTTTAGTAGATAACATTTATTTTACAAACAGCACAGTTCTCAAAACAGACATTGCCAGTAGCATGAGTGAAGTTCCAGAACAGAGAGGTGCAATTAGCTAGCTCTGAACAGTTAAATAATTTGTCAGGTTCTCACCTTGCTTTCTACAACACCTGGGGGACCTAGTGCGGAAAAATTTGTACTGAGCAACTGAACACTGCAGTAACAAGCATGGCTAGCCATCTTCAATGCTCTAATACATTTGCACAAGTTTATGGCATTACTAATACATATGAGTGCATCATGTAGtacattttttatatatattttagcCTTTTAAAATTTTCACacatgcctgaaaaaaaaaagtttcagtaAAAATCTGCACCACTAACTACAGCAGAGGCAGACTCTGCCTTTGTTCCCATCACTCCTGTTGTGTACTTGTTTGACAACATTTGAGAATAGAAGCAATAAGAACGGGCGCGTTACAATGGATACAATCATAAAGTACCTCTCAATACCCTGTCCAAAATCTGCATGGCTAAAGTCATGAAGGCCCAGCAACTTTTGCATATTTCGGCCCCTTGGCAGCACGTTCGCACGTCGTCGTAATCTGTCATATCGATGTCAAACACTAGTTCCCTTTCAACAGGTCCAAACGAAGGTTCGTGGTGGTTCTTCGGCTGCAAAAAATACGAAGTAGGTAACAACTCTATGCAAATCTCATAGAAACGAGTTTTTGCATGCGAAACCTGTAGAAACAAGAGCTTACATTGTAATTGTAGACAGCGCCAATATCAATCTTGTGCGGGCGTTTATCCTTCAATGCCCTTTGCAGTTCTTGCATGCTTGAAAAGGACTGAAACCTGATGTAAACATCGTCTCTCAAAGTGAAGGATATTTCGCGGTTTGCACCCCTTGACTTGTCTGCAGAACATGCAGAACAAACCAAACAATGAAATAAAGCGATGATCTGAAGAAGACAGTAAATATGAAGCAAGAAGCAATAAGACACCTTACCAGCGTAGGTTATCCACTTGTAAAACGTGTCAATGGGAAACAATTTTCCATAGTATAACGGCAAGAAATCATCCAGAAATTCTGGATTGTAGGCGCCACTCACAGGTGCCATGGCAGTTTTTACACTGAGACAAAACCTGTTAACTTCGCAGGGCAGGATGTGTTGAGACAACTGCTTTGACCAGTAGCTTTGAGTGAGGTGCAGCTATAAATGTAACACAACCACCGTGAACACTTTACAACATTGAGTTCTTCCCCAGCACCGCATCCACAGGCACATCTAGCGCACCTCCCGCAGAAATTCGCGCGCGTAAAAAGGGTCTTGGTTGCCGTTGCGCGGCAGGACCCTAGCCAAAGCGGGCCAAAGTTAAAACAACACCAGCGCCAGCGAGAACTCTCTGTGAAAAATTTTTTTAGTATAAAcagtaaaaataataaaatttgcGTTGACAAGATTTGTAATAAAATTATTAACGTTGCGCTTGCGACTGTGGACAAAATACGGTATTAGGGCGGCTAAGTCAGCAACCAACATTATTAGACAGCAGACACACCACACAGCATGGCTGAGACCGCGATGGCTGAGATTGGGCAAGTGGAGTTCACAGACTCCAAGTGTGTGGATCCTCAAGCACCTAGAAGTCACGACGCAATGTCAGAAACCAACTGCAACAATACTGCGAAAGAAGGTTTCATTCATGAGGTAAAAGAAACGCTGTTAGACCCCCAAAAGTGTCACTGACTTACTAAATTGAATGTTTACGTTGGGAGTAGTTGCAAGGCTTACGTCGCGACATTGCTGTCCAAGATGGTTATGTTGTGCACTGTCGTTCTGTATAAAACTTTAGCCTTTTTGTATGAAGTATACTTGGTATACTGCGAAAATTATCCCCCATGAGTGGCATACTGTTATTATTACTGTTGTACGCGTCATACCTATTGCGTTAATCG
The DNA window shown above is from Dermacentor silvarum isolate Dsil-2018 chromosome 1, BIME_Dsil_1.4, whole genome shotgun sequence and carries:
- the LOC119462111 gene encoding DNA primase small subunit-like — translated: MAPVSGAYNPEFLDDFLPLYYGKLFPIDTFYKWITYADKSRGANREISFTLRDDVYIRFQSFSSMQELQRALKDKRPHKIDIGAVYNYNPKNHHEPSFGPVERELVFDIDMTDYDDVRTCCQGAEICKSCWAFMTLAMQILDRVLREDFGFKHILWVYSGRRGVHCWVCDARARRLRAAARAAIANYISLLKSQAQNSKKVSLFKSMHPSVRETLKIVKDYFPVIALQNQKLLEADKFWHDLVSASSDSSFKEDIEKSVLSQTSSEKRWEAFVAVVEKAQQKSAKYQFILEEVMLELCYPRLDVAVTKGTQHLLKAPFSVHPKTGRICVPIDITNVTAFDPFAVPTVSQLSNEIDEYDAQHKAVDVGNSTVQEYKKTGLASSVSLFQGFVDKVCLAEADVVIKKIDQSMEF